From the Gallaecimonas kandeliae genome, one window contains:
- the rpsA gene encoding 30S ribosomal protein S1: MTESFAQLFEESLKEIETRPGSIVKGTVVRVQKDIVLVDAGLKSESAIPAEQFKDANGEITVNVGDVVDVALDTVEDGFGETILSREKAKRYEAWLVLEKAYENNETVIGIINGKVKGGFTVDLDGIRAFLPGSLVDVRPIRDTAHLENKDLEFKVIKLDQKRNNVVVSRRAVIESENNVEREQLLQNLQEGMEVKGIVKNLTDYGAFVDLGGVDGLLHITDMAWKRVKHPSEIVNVGDEITVKVLKFDRERTRVSLGLKQLGADPWVSIAERYPEGHKLKGRVTNLTDYGCFVEIEEGVEGLVHVSEMDWTNKNIHPSKVVNLGDEVEVMVLDIDEERRRISLGLKQCKLNPWEEFAGKFNKGDQVSGKIKSITDFGIFIGLDGGIDGLVHLSDISWNATGEEAVREYKKGEEITAVVLQVDAERERISLGVKQLEADPFNNYLSDNKKGAIVNGTVIAVDAKGATIDLGEGVEGYLRASDISRERIEDASTVLKVGESVEAKFMGVDRKNRTVSLSVRAKDEADERDAMEHLNSQEDAVIPNAMAEAFKAAKSED; encoded by the coding sequence ATGACTGAATCATTTGCTCAACTGTTCGAAGAAAGCCTGAAAGAAATCGAAACCCGCCCGGGTTCCATCGTCAAAGGTACCGTTGTCCGCGTTCAGAAGGACATCGTACTGGTTGACGCTGGTCTGAAATCTGAGTCCGCTATTCCTGCCGAACAGTTCAAAGACGCCAACGGCGAAATCACCGTAAACGTCGGTGACGTTGTTGACGTGGCCCTGGACACCGTAGAAGACGGCTTCGGCGAGACCATCCTGTCCCGCGAAAAAGCCAAGCGCTACGAAGCCTGGCTGGTTCTCGAGAAAGCCTACGAGAACAACGAAACCGTCATCGGTATCATCAACGGCAAAGTCAAGGGCGGCTTCACTGTCGACCTGGACGGCATCCGTGCCTTCCTGCCCGGCTCCCTGGTTGATGTACGTCCTATCCGCGACACCGCTCACCTGGAAAACAAAGACCTGGAATTCAAGGTCATCAAGCTGGACCAGAAGCGTAACAACGTCGTGGTTTCCCGTCGCGCTGTGATCGAGTCCGAGAACAACGTTGAGCGTGAGCAACTGCTGCAAAACCTGCAAGAAGGTATGGAAGTCAAGGGTATCGTTAAGAACCTGACCGACTACGGTGCCTTCGTAGACCTGGGTGGCGTTGACGGCCTGCTGCACATCACCGACATGGCTTGGAAGCGCGTCAAGCATCCTTCCGAGATCGTCAACGTCGGCGACGAGATCACCGTCAAGGTACTGAAGTTCGACCGCGAGCGTACCCGTGTGTCCCTGGGCCTCAAGCAACTGGGTGCCGATCCTTGGGTCTCCATCGCCGAGCGTTACCCTGAAGGTCACAAGCTTAAAGGCCGCGTGACCAACCTGACCGACTACGGCTGCTTCGTTGAAATCGAAGAAGGCGTTGAAGGCCTGGTACACGTTTCCGAAATGGACTGGACCAACAAGAACATCCATCCCTCCAAGGTTGTCAACCTGGGCGACGAAGTGGAAGTCATGGTTCTGGACATCGACGAAGAGCGTCGTCGTATCTCCCTGGGCCTCAAGCAGTGCAAACTCAACCCCTGGGAAGAGTTCGCTGGCAAATTCAACAAGGGCGACCAAGTCTCCGGTAAGATCAAGTCCATCACCGACTTCGGTATCTTCATCGGTCTGGACGGCGGCATCGACGGTCTGGTTCACCTGTCCGACATCTCCTGGAACGCTACCGGCGAAGAAGCCGTACGCGAGTACAAGAAAGGCGAAGAAATCACCGCCGTTGTACTGCAAGTGGATGCCGAGCGCGAGCGCATCAGCCTGGGCGTCAAGCAGCTGGAAGCCGATCCTTTCAACAACTACCTGAGCGATAACAAGAAAGGTGCTATCGTTAACGGTACCGTGATCGCCGTTGACGCCAAAGGCGCCACCATCGATCTGGGTGAAGGTGTTGAAGGCTACCTGCGTGCTTCCGACATCTCCCGTGAGCGCATCGAAGACGCTTCCACCGTCCTGAAGGTCGGTGAGTCTGTCGAAGCCAAGTTCATGGGCGTTGATCGCAAGAACCGCACCGTCTCCCTGTCCGTCCGTGCCAAGGATGAAGCAGACGAGCGTGATGCCATGGAGCACCTGAACAGCCAGGAAGACGCGGTTATCCCGAACGCTATGGCTGAAGCCTTCAAAGCGGCCAAGAGCGAAGACTAA
- a CDS encoding integration host factor subunit beta, with protein MTKSELIESLTTKYPDLPARDLEMAVKEILEQMANTLEAGERIEIRGFGSFSLHYRAPRVGRNPKTGDSVELPAKQVPHFKPGKELRERVNLSVQS; from the coding sequence ATGACCAAATCAGAACTCATTGAGAGCCTGACGACCAAATATCCTGACCTGCCTGCGCGGGATCTGGAAATGGCGGTCAAGGAAATTCTGGAACAGATGGCCAATACCCTGGAAGCAGGTGAGCGCATCGAGATCCGGGGATTTGGCAGCTTCTCCCTGCATTACCGGGCGCCGCGTGTTGGGCGTAACCCCAAGACCGGTGACTCTGTTGAATTGCCCGCCAAACAGGTGCCGCATTTCAAACCGGGTAAGGAATTGCGGGAAAGGGTCAACCTGAGCGTCCAATCCTGA
- a CDS encoding ComEA family DNA-binding protein translates to MKRNFRSAFLVASLLALSMVPAIGAETQSGKSAMAQTVAETVNVNSASAEQIAHILKGVGAKKAALIVEYREAHGPFKSLDELKAVKGLGDKLLSANADKIRFK, encoded by the coding sequence ATGAAAAGGAACTTTCGTAGTGCGTTTTTAGTGGCCAGCCTCCTGGCCTTGAGTATGGTCCCGGCTATTGGCGCCGAAACCCAGTCAGGCAAATCCGCCATGGCGCAAACGGTGGCCGAGACGGTAAACGTAAATTCTGCTTCGGCAGAGCAAATCGCCCACATTCTCAAGGGCGTCGGAGCGAAAAAGGCAGCGCTCATTGTGGAATACAGAGAGGCCCATGGCCCTTTCAAATCCCTTGACGAGCTCAAGGCAGTGAAAGGCCTTGGAGATAAGCTTCTCAGCGCGAATGCCGATAAAATTCGCTTCAAATAA
- the lapB gene encoding lipopolysaccharide assembly protein LapB, translated as MVELLFLLLPIAAGYGWYMGRRSVRQEREVQRNRLSRRYFKGLNFLLSDQPDKAVDLFIDMLAVDAETLETHMALGNLFRRRGEVDRAIRIHQNLVARPSISEEDRRLAMFELGLDFMVSGLYDRAENIFTELKDDPDHQQQAQEQLLAIYQHTKDWYNAIKVAKAMGKDRPPAITRALAHFHCQLAELALDKGKAGEAIKEFKKALEVDSACTRAREGLAQCHRQSGRTEEALAALIPVVDTDPDNTSELLPFIADLFSRLGDSEGYHQFLARAVVRDSGVSVVLALADLIQSEAGRDNAEDLLLDELKRHPTLKGFRRLIQYQREKVAEPSAKASLNLLAELVEQQIRIRPTYRCRHCGFSANKRYWLCPSCQQWGQIKPIRGLDGD; from the coding sequence ATGGTTGAACTCCTGTTCCTGCTCCTGCCCATCGCAGCCGGTTACGGTTGGTACATGGGGCGGCGTAGCGTACGCCAGGAACGGGAGGTTCAGCGCAATCGCCTGTCCAGACGCTATTTCAAAGGCCTGAATTTCCTGCTGTCAGACCAGCCAGACAAGGCCGTCGACCTTTTTATCGACATGCTGGCGGTAGATGCCGAGACCTTGGAAACCCATATGGCACTGGGCAACCTCTTTCGCCGTCGCGGCGAGGTGGACAGAGCCATCCGTATCCACCAGAACCTGGTAGCCAGGCCTTCCATCAGTGAAGAAGACCGGCGCCTGGCCATGTTCGAACTGGGCCTGGATTTCATGGTGTCCGGCCTCTACGACAGGGCCGAAAACATCTTCACCGAGCTCAAGGACGATCCTGACCACCAGCAGCAAGCCCAGGAGCAACTGCTGGCCATCTATCAGCACACCAAGGACTGGTACAACGCCATCAAGGTGGCCAAGGCCATGGGCAAGGATAGGCCTCCGGCCATTACCCGTGCCCTGGCCCACTTCCACTGCCAACTGGCCGAGCTGGCGCTGGACAAGGGCAAGGCGGGCGAGGCCATCAAGGAGTTCAAGAAAGCCTTGGAAGTGGACAGTGCCTGCACCAGGGCCCGCGAAGGCCTGGCCCAGTGTCATCGCCAGTCCGGCCGCACCGAGGAGGCCCTGGCGGCACTGATCCCTGTGGTGGACACGGATCCCGACAATACCTCTGAGCTGCTGCCTTTTATCGCCGATCTCTTCAGCCGCCTTGGCGACAGCGAAGGCTACCACCAGTTCCTGGCCAGGGCCGTGGTCCGAGACAGCGGCGTCTCTGTGGTGCTGGCCCTGGCCGACCTTATCCAGTCAGAGGCGGGGCGTGACAACGCCGAAGACCTGTTACTGGATGAACTCAAGCGCCATCCCACCCTCAAGGGCTTTCGCCGCCTGATCCAATACCAGAGGGAGAAGGTGGCCGAACCTTCTGCCAAGGCCAGCCTGAATTTGTTGGCGGAGCTGGTGGAACAGCAGATCCGCATCCGCCCCACTTACCGTTGTCGCCACTGCGGCTTTAGCGCCAACAAGCGCTATTGGCTATGCCCGTCCTGCCAGCAGTGGGGGCAGATCAAACCCATCCGCGGTTTGGATGGAGACTGA
- the pyrF gene encoding orotidine-5'-phosphate decarboxylase translates to MTSKPVVVALDFDDKNKALALVDRLDPAQCRLKVGKEMFTLFGPDFVRELVAKGFDVFLDLKFHDIPNTVAKAVAAAAELGVWMVNVHASGGSRMMSAARAALAPYGDKAPLLIAVTVLTSMQDEELAELGVEAETAQQQVLRLARLAREAGMDGVVCSAREASLLKTELGQDFKLVTPGIRPAGSDAGDQQRILTPAEAIAAGSDYLVIGRPITQAAEPLTALAAINDSLKN, encoded by the coding sequence ATGACGAGCAAGCCCGTAGTAGTGGCCCTGGATTTCGATGACAAGAACAAGGCCCTGGCCCTGGTTGACAGGCTGGACCCGGCCCAATGCCGCCTCAAGGTGGGCAAGGAGATGTTTACCCTCTTCGGTCCTGACTTTGTCCGCGAGCTGGTGGCCAAGGGCTTCGATGTCTTCCTGGATCTAAAATTCCACGACATTCCCAACACCGTCGCCAAGGCCGTGGCCGCCGCCGCCGAGCTTGGCGTCTGGATGGTCAATGTCCATGCCAGCGGTGGCAGCCGTATGATGAGTGCCGCCAGGGCGGCCTTGGCTCCCTATGGTGACAAGGCCCCGCTGCTGATCGCCGTGACAGTGCTGACGTCCATGCAGGACGAGGAGCTGGCCGAACTGGGGGTGGAGGCTGAAACGGCACAGCAACAGGTGCTGCGCCTGGCTCGCCTGGCCAGGGAAGCCGGTATGGACGGAGTCGTGTGTTCTGCCCGCGAAGCTAGCCTGCTCAAGACCGAGCTGGGTCAGGATTTCAAGCTGGTGACCCCCGGCATTCGTCCGGCCGGCAGCGACGCAGGCGACCAGCAGCGGATCCTGACACCCGCCGAGGCCATTGCCGCCGGTTCAGATTATCTGGTGATCGGACGTCCCATCACCCAGGCCGCCGAGCCCCTGACGGCCCTGGCCGCCATCAATGACAGCCTGAAAAACTGA
- the cmk gene encoding (d)CMP kinase encodes MAELVPVVTVDGPSGVGKGTLCHHLSERLGWHFLDSGAIYRVLALAALHHQCPLEDEEALVPLAAHLDVQFEPGEGQVKVILEGEDVTSAIRTQEVANAASKVAAFPRVREALLRRQRAFQKAPGLVADGRDMGTVVFKSAPVKLFLTASAEVRAERRLQQLLASGQDAKIERLLTEIRERDERDANRAVAPLKPAEDAVIIDTSHLSIEQVLEAAWQEVSAKLAPAN; translated from the coding sequence ATGGCTGAACTGGTACCCGTCGTCACGGTGGACGGACCCAGTGGGGTAGGCAAGGGCACCCTTTGCCACCACCTGTCAGAACGACTGGGCTGGCATTTTCTCGACTCCGGCGCGATTTATCGCGTGCTGGCCCTGGCGGCGTTGCATCACCAATGCCCCTTGGAAGATGAAGAAGCGCTGGTACCCCTGGCGGCACATTTGGACGTGCAGTTCGAACCCGGCGAAGGCCAGGTCAAGGTGATCCTCGAAGGGGAGGACGTGACCAGCGCCATCCGTACCCAGGAAGTGGCCAATGCCGCTTCCAAAGTGGCTGCCTTTCCTCGGGTGCGCGAAGCGTTGCTACGCCGCCAACGCGCCTTTCAGAAGGCTCCGGGCCTGGTGGCCGACGGCCGCGACATGGGCACTGTGGTGTTCAAGAGCGCGCCGGTGAAGCTGTTCCTGACCGCAAGCGCCGAAGTGCGCGCCGAGCGCCGCCTTCAGCAGTTGCTGGCGTCTGGCCAGGATGCTAAAATTGAACGTCTTTTAACCGAGATACGTGAGCGTGACGAGCGCGATGCCAATCGCGCCGTGGCGCCGCTGAAGCCAGCGGAAGATGCGGTGATCATTGACACCAGCCATCTTTCCATCGAGCAGGTGCTCGAAGCCGCCTGGCAGGAGGTCAGTGCCAAGTTGGCACCGGCCAATTGA
- the rrtA gene encoding rhombosortase, whose protein sequence is MPYLVGAFSLILVAGLLALLPASLHQYLIYDRQAILDGQLWRVLTGHLMHTNFWHLAMNSAGTLVIAWLHGRYYSFAAWWGRLAYLGLMTSLGLLIFCPELRWYVGLSGVLHGLILMGAYEDIRVGEKTGWLILLGVIAKISWEQIFGAPAETASLINAPVATQAHLFGALSTLPWLLVAYGLNKKKAAQN, encoded by the coding sequence ATGCCATATCTGGTCGGAGCTTTTAGTCTGATCCTGGTGGCGGGTCTCTTGGCCTTATTGCCCGCTTCCCTGCACCAATACCTGATCTATGACCGCCAGGCGATACTCGATGGCCAGCTATGGCGGGTACTGACAGGCCACCTGATGCACACCAATTTTTGGCACCTGGCCATGAACAGCGCCGGTACCCTGGTGATTGCTTGGCTGCATGGCCGCTACTACAGCTTCGCCGCCTGGTGGGGGCGCCTGGCTTATCTCGGCCTGATGACCAGCCTGGGCCTGTTGATCTTCTGCCCAGAGCTGCGCTGGTACGTCGGGCTTTCCGGGGTATTGCACGGCCTCATCCTGATGGGAGCCTATGAGGACATCAGGGTGGGTGAGAAGACAGGCTGGCTTATCCTACTGGGTGTCATCGCCAAGATCAGTTGGGAGCAGATCTTCGGGGCACCGGCCGAGACCGCCAGCCTCATCAACGCGCCCGTCGCTACCCAGGCCCACCTGTTTGGGGCCCTGTCCACCCTGCCTTGGCTGCTGGTGGCCTATGGTTTGAACAAAAAGAAAGCCGCTCAAAACTGA
- a CDS encoding LapA family protein: protein MPTGGAVLTLIKWLLAILIFALALAVGAQNAQPVAVNYLIAQKTFSVGQWLGIAFALGAVLAFLVLGTQCWLQRLKIKALQKKLRSMSKDA from the coding sequence ATGCCCACAGGAGGTGCGGTGCTCACCCTCATCAAATGGCTGCTAGCCATTCTCATTTTCGCCCTGGCACTGGCCGTGGGAGCCCAAAACGCCCAACCCGTTGCCGTCAATTACCTCATTGCCCAGAAGACGTTCTCCGTCGGCCAATGGCTGGGTATCGCCTTTGCCCTGGGAGCCGTGCTGGCTTTCCTGGTATTGGGGACCCAATGCTGGCTGCAGCGCCTCAAGATAAAGGCCCTGCAGAAAAAATTGCGCTCAATGAGCAAAGACGCCTGA